The region CTACACATGAAGTAACAAAACCATATAGCCAAGAACAGCTTTCAGTGACCGTTTCAAGAAAGTTTATCCTACATCCTGCTACTAGCCAGAAAATCTAGTACTCACATAGCTTAATAGCAGCTCTTcaacaaaatttttctttgttggaAGTTGATCAAATCATGCTCTTTCTGGCAGTATTCTGACCAGTCAGTACAAGAATAAACAACGTTCAATCTACATGCTCTTTCCTTTGGCTTAATATTTTTAGTGTgggtaaaaagaaacaattccAAGTAATTCTCACATACTTGGAGACTGGGAAAAGGGGTAGCAAAAACTCTTTGAGTTAAATAAAACTACACATTGAACtcacaactgaaaaaatactgtgGATAAGGCTAAGTTCATTCAAGTGACTTTAATTACAAGATGATTGTTAAACCAATTTAAGCTGAGAAAACACTTTCTAAAATTCCATGTTTAAATAAGACTTTAAAAGAGCAATTTACAGAAGAAGACAgtgtaaaaaattatttctttttatctttgtaATCCAcaaaaagcctcatttttggaAGCTAAAATAGACCACTTAGTAAAGGCTTAGTCAGCATCAAACCTATGAAAgtgattaaaacattttcactcTTAGGGgtgtagtaaaaataaaaatagccaacactttaattaaaaaacgACATAAAAGCAAACACCTCACCAGTGAAATGGTGGTGTGTTTACATATGCCAAGTTTGTTGGTTAAGAGGTATCTGGCAGGATTTTACCTGCAGGTACAGCATGTTACATCCATACAGAATGAGTCCCTTTCTATACAGCTGGCTTCTTCCTAAGGTTACTAATGGAAAGCAGGTAAACTCATGTAAGCAACCAGTCTCCCAGCAGAAGTCTAAACTAAGAGGATTACAGGGTCAAAATTCCAGCAGATGGAGAAAGGTTTTATCTGCACATTAAAGAGGCACAGGAACTCTTAGATAACAATTTAATTATagaagaaaagaacagtttCTCAGACACTGAGACTTGCGAgttgaaatttttcactttgttttcatACTTGCAAATGTCTACACTGCAGTCAGCTGCTGAGCAGAATACATTAACACATGCAGAGCTCTGTGCTACTGCAGCTAGAATGCTTCCTGTACCTTCCAGGCAGGAGAAATGGAAGTGGAGTATTTTGACATACTACTAGTCTAATTAAAGATGACAAAACCAAGATGTCCAGGTTCAAAGCTGTATCTCAAAGAACGAGGGAATGTCACGAGACCAATATTCTCACTACGAGGCACTTGTGCACATCAACCATTCtataaaaaagcagaattcagCTCGGCAGGAGAGAGCTCGGTAACAGTCCTTTTTACACAACTGTCAGCTACTTTATTTCATCTTACATAACACAAATCCACATGATAAACTTCTCACAGCATCAGTCAATGGTTTAAAGAGGCCTTAAActagttctgttttctttctgttacctTTTTCAAGTCGCATCCAAACTCTGTAGGACTGTATGAAAAGTCAGTTAAAAAAGCTACACAGATAACACCTGAACGCTCTCTCACCGAGAGAAACTACATATGGGGTATTTCATATTGGAAGGAAAGTGTGGAAGAGTTCAGATATTTCTTCTAGCCTTTCCCCACTTTACAACTGGTATTGCATCAACAAATAAGGTGTTTAGAAATAGTGTAAATGCAGCAATGATTCGGTCCAGAACATTCTCCTCCGTGACTTCCCAGCTAAACAAAACTATTTATAAAACCAACCAGGAACAATAGGAAATAGCACCGTAAGGATTATAAAAGATTGTGAGACACTACTGTTAGGGCCTATTTTTGCATTGTGGTTCATTTCACCACCTCTGCTGGCAGAAATTTCTTAGTTTTATATAAGTAAGTGCTTTTACTCTGACATGTGCCAATTATTAttatgttattattattattgttattaatgcTCAAGAAGGATGCAGATTTTCATTCTGGGCTTCaatgcatgaaaaataaatgtcttacGTGATCAGTTAACTATTCTAACTGCAGGAACTTCACAGTTTACTCAAACAtgacaagaaatattttcagtcatcAAAATATACTGGCATAGTAGTGTATTGTCCACAGTCAACAGGAAATAAGGAAtatctaggaaaaaaacagaattgtaCTGTACCACTCATATGTACTTCCAACCCCTCCATACAAACAGTAAGCTACGTTGCCATATCCTTCTCAGGCAAACTTATCATTTAAGCATTCTATAATGATTAGACGGGTTTCTCCTAAAGAATTCAGTAAAAATCACCAATTAATTCATTTGGATAACCAGGTACTACAATTCTCAAAACTGAAATGTGCTGTGCAAGATAAAAAATGCCACTGTGATGATCCCTAGTGCAACAGCTGCTGCAATAAgagaaaatcttaaaaaaatgaaaggaagtcAAAAAACTTTATTCACACCAGAAACATAGAACTCAATGGAATTTTCCTTTATCAAAATAACCCCATTATGGTTACTTACATCTTTGCTGTAAGAGAACTgtacaatatatatatataaatatatatattttaaaaaaaagaaaatcaactttTGTGCTTCCTTAATATCAATCgtcatcttcttcctcttcatcgCTGATCACATATTTCTTATGCTTCTTACTTGCTTTGTCTTcatcctctgcttttctctttccagaagGTTCACCTTCCTAAAGGCAAAGGAGgacaaaaatttttaaaactcaacATACTTTGAGCTAAAATAAACtcagaagaacagcaaaaagacctcaaagtattttttataagaaaagcaaaattgctAATTCCAGTTTTTCCACTTCATGCTACTGTGATGCAGGACTTCAGTCAACTTTGCTACCAGTCTCAAACCCCGATCCAAGAAGGTCCATAACACAGCTGCAGCTCCATTTACCTCAACAGACATGCAACCATATCTGCTTCAAATTGAACTATGGCATGAAAGTAATTTACATCATAATCTGGATTTATGGCACGTACAATATTATTCTCAGCAAGTCTTAAGAGCATGGGTAATACCTAGAAATTGTAGTGAGTTTTTTGACGTGCAGAATCTTTCTCTTCAGGCAGCCTGTGTAGCCTTGCTAAGTTTTCAGACTATTGACTCTTGTACACCCTAAGTTAGAGCtactgaagcaaagaagaaattcagTAAGTGGGtaagcattttgtttgtttgctaaattaaaaaaaaaaatattaaactgctCTCTGGCATAAAGGCAAAAGACTGATGAGAAACCACTAGTACTGCAAATCAACACAACAGTTCACAGTCCAAGAAATAGGAGGCTTCAAAGAGCTGGTCAAAGGAACTCAAATCATTGAGTTGATTACCTGTTTGCAAGCAATACCATAATGACTTTTACAGGCTGGATGCCAAATTTTTAGCACCTAAATATAGAGTCAACAGGTTGATTTTTATGCCATGTGCATTTACACCAGTTCAGATTAAATCATCCTtccaaacaacattttaaatcagaatgCTATGAAATGTTTAATCAAACTAAAAATCACTAGTTGTTATTGCAAAACTCAACAATTTTGACATGAAGAACAAGTGGTAACaattgttgtttaaaaaaaagagtatctttaaaaataccctCAGGTCTAAAGTAACCTCACCCCTTTTTCcatttgttggttggtttttggttttgggttttttttttattggtttctttttaaagcaactcATATTGCTTGGCTTTTAATAAGCAGCAAAGATTGAGTTTCAGAACTCTAATGAACGATTTTTTATTCAACGCATTTTATGCTATATTAACATATCAAGTTAGTACAGTGAGACTCTCAGGAAGGAATTTTaaacatggaaaacagaaattagtAGGGGTGGGAATTTCAGTGACAGCTTCTTGCTCAGAACAAGCATTCTCTTGTTGTCTAGCTAGTCTATTGTTAAATGAGTCATCTTTCTGTTTAGCAGACTATCCCCATTAACTACAGTAAGAGTAAAACTACTTGCCATGTGGTGATAAAGTGTATCAGTAATAGACTGACGTTTTCAGGAATGGTAACAAACTATCATCAGGACAAAGATTTGTGCTGTGTTGTTGACTGAGAGCACATAAAAGCAAGTGTGTGTACAAGGAAGTCTGTGTTTCACGTATGTGGATACATATTGCAAATACCATACTTCCTACACGATGACTGAAAATAAGTAGTTAGGCATCACTGGAGGGTTTTTTAATACTGTAGCACCCCTCCGTGGCCCTGATGGGAATATTACCTTGAATTCAcgtaattttaaaatggaggctattgttcctcaaaagcagcagagaaacactGTTGACTAGACCTCTTCTTCCAAGAGACTGGAAATACAAAGTCCTGACATTGCTGTATCATAAACTAACAGTTTATTTATCTTATAAACAAACAATTCTATTTCTACTAACAAACACTAAAGGAGCTCACAAAATTACAGTTTTGCATATATGCCTCACTATGGCTGTCTCCAGGATTACTGTCatactttctgaaatattaactTTTCCTCAGTGTGTCATAAAAAGCCAGAAtctttgtctttaaaagaaaaactaattttttttacaatgccTATTAATGCAAATACTCAGCTGACAGTAAAGAGGATTAGCGTCACAGCAGCAAGAACATGCATTCAGACTAGCAAACATCCAACAGGCTGGGAAATAAGATATGCCTCCCAAGTTACAGGAAGCACAGTATAGAAATGCAAGTGCAAGCAAACTTACTCCTTCAAAAATGAAGATTTCTTACATTACAGAGGTATGTATTGTACTAAAAACTGTCATATATCGGTCATTTAAACACAACCTTGGAATTTCAGCAGCTGTGATTACAGAAGTCTGACATGCATTCATTCACTAGAAGGATACATAACAAGCTATGCTGCAAAACTactcttttaagaagaaaagaatgttttattATGGAAGCCTCTCAAATCCAAGGATAAGGTTCTAGCCACTTCAGCAGCTATCAGAGCAGCACACTAGATATGACCGTAGGAAACCAACTGAAAGAAATCCTAGGCTAAtagttaaaataatgtaaacatttaaaataatctcttaaAGGAAATGATGatataaagcattaaaaaaattccataagCTTACACTGACCCACTCAAACCtcctttttttaacttctgcatGATATTCTACACatgaacatttaaataaaatataatttgacaTGAAGATCAATCAAACTAGCATGCCACTGTAAAAATATCTCTTATAGCCTACAAGGGAGTAATAAGAACCTATTAAGCTAAGTTAGCTTCTATTTATTATTCTGCCACATAAGCGAAGGTGCCTATCAGCAGAGTTCAGATGTGTCCAAACTACCACTCCTAAGCCATGCTTGGCTTGAGAGAAATGCAAGCACAGCTGCAACTCACAGCTGCACTGTCATGATCAACAGCACAAGTACAGTAATACAGAACTGGTGGTGtctaaaagaaagcaaactaaTGGGCTACTAAAACTAAGTAGGCCATACACCTGACCCAACCCAATTCCCCCTTCGACAGGGCAGTGGGAAGCCAGGAAGCCAGCATCAATTGTCCTTTGCCATGAATTCCAAAATTCCCTCTTCTTTCAGCTTCCCAAGGTACACAGTAAATGTCCCATGGTTCTTTGCCACAGGAGCATTTTACGAGGAGCAAGGGTCAGGAAAATAGATTACACAGGTATAGCAGATATAGGACAGAGTCCATGTACTTCCTGGTTCCACTTCTATCACTGGCTGAAAATAGTTAAGTTTTAATCTCAGAAATGGTATCTATCAATTTTGGAAAGTGTTACACTGCAGTGCTGTAACAGAAGCAGTGATGTTAGTTGAAATGAACTAAACCTGAAGATGTGATATACACAGAGATTCATTTGCTCATACCCAGCAGTGATAAATTACAAACCAATAAAACACAATTTTAGAAGAGGAAACAGCACTATTGCCGTAGCTAACAGTTAACTTGATCATGGCCTAATGTTTAGGATGACTCTTGGGTGATGAATAATGTCTATTTAGCAATGGAATTCAACTGTTTTTAACACAGTTTTTTAActcttctatttaaaaagagcagaaatactATGTGAAAGTGCTTCTGCTATTTCCATAGTAAAGAGGAGAGGACCAAGTAGCTTAGGAGACAACACTACACTAGGATTCTGATATTAAGTCTTCTTACTCCTTGCATAATTTTAGTGAAGTAATTTTACATAACTCTGCATAAATTTTTCCACCTTTAAATCAGCAATAACAATAGTGACCTCCTTTGGGAATAACTCAGGTCTATGAACTAATGCAGTGTGTAAGAAATTGGTGATTAATTACCATGGAAAGCACGCCAAGTCAAATAACACATTCATCACAGCATAAATGAAACCACAAAAGTCTCAGCTTTAAAAACTAGATTTAGTGCAGGAAATGGTCCCAGCCAAAAACAAgtaccttaagaaaaaaatctttttcttaccTCATCACTAGTAAGTTTCTTTGCCTTGAGCAGTCTTTGTGTTTTATCTTCATCTGAGCCCTCATCACTGTCAGAAGAGTAGATTCTAGCACGTTCCTctacagagaaaaatggaaagacaaatatttatgtttacTTGAAATTGGTAAGGaagaaaagtattaaaaataattctcttaCATTTAGTCCCACAAAAAGCTGGCAGAATCTAACCCCAgagtaaacaaaataaacttATACAAACTCAATTCATATCTCCTCATGTATCAAATGAACTGGAAAATACAATCTCACCAGGACTCGCCTGTGAAATTAATCCACCTGAATCACACAGGCCCTACGTACGTGCTGGTAAGGTTTGTTATTACCTCTGATGCCACCTTTGTATCTGTTTTTGATAGCTGCTAGACTGATTGCATCATCTCCCTCATCCTCTTCATCATAGCGATCAGGTTCTAAATAATTTGCACTCAGACCACGCTGATGCTGCTTCTCCCGCATTCTTCGCTGCTGAGATTCTCTACGAATGGAAGCTCTTAATCTCTCCTCTTCTTTCTATCCAAAGAGAGAAGCAATATatgacaaatgaagaaaaaaaataccgaACAACACCATGTATTCTACTGtagcttttgaaataatttcacagcAGTGTAAAGATTGTATatactctgatttttttgtgaTCTGTAAGGTTAAGCAAACTGCGCCCATGGCTAACAACTATTGTCTATAACTCCAAAATAGACTCTGGCTTTCATAAAGGCATAGAACGTTCAGAAATGTTCAGCTATATTACAGTTGTGATTCTTAGATTAAAATCAGCAGATGAGAGAGTTGCATGCCACAATACCTTAATCATTTCTGTGCGCTGAGACTCTGGATCGCGCCCTGCCATTGGCAAAATGCGAATTTTCTGGGTCTTTGAACACCTATCTGCCAGAGACAGAGTCATCTTCCTGTGAGTGGCACTATCTGTAGAGTGTGGCCTGTTAAAAAATTACTATGGGTTAAATACTTCTTAAAGGaacaaatccatttttaaaGGACAACAGTAAGGCCAGCATACTTAAGATTTCAAAGATTCACCTACACAAAAGTAAAAGcatcatactttttttttttttaatttatttatgtgCATTATAACAGCTACTGGAGACATCAATTCCTCTCTCAGCAAACCATCTGCAGTCCATTACCAGCCTAAATAATCATCCTCACATTTCACATCAATATCCCAAGAAATAATCATCATCTTGATAGCAATTGTGCATCAGAAGGAAGGCTCATTTCAGGGAATATTAATATTCATTCTGATTCAGACAGGGACTTGCACTTGAAAACGCAAATTAAAATacctattaaaaatacatgtagcCTACATACTGCAGTGAGTTGCATATTAACCTTTCAAAATGGGACACCTAATTTAGGAAAAATCTTGTCAAAATACTGACTTTGGAAAATAGCACATTCTTATTCAACAGTTAAGCTCCAAAGATTTAAAAACTGGTATCTAGTTTTTATATACTAGTTAAAACACTTAATTGCAAAAGTAGTATCAACATTTGATATAGAATAGCCTGTTTACCTGAAGGTTAACTTTGTCTTGAAaacagcctgtccttgtagacCTGTGCCTTGTCTGATAAACAAATGGTTGTGATCTCCCTGCAGTGGTGCCTTGTACACGTCAAAGACCTCATTGCCCAAGTGCAGAGACATGCTTAAAAGAAATTCATATAACAGTTACTTGATAAAGCCACTACAGACTATTTTTTGCCTCATTTATAAATGGAGAAAGCCTTCATGtctcttttttatatatagccAACAATTTTATCTCAATCCAAACTAAGCAGAGcataaaatttttcaaaacactgagactaaaataatttctgctgtgCAGAACTGACATCAAAGCCTGTTGACCTTCCAATTTTGCATGTGATGGCATTTCACTGTATGAACAATTTTATTCCTTCAATAGCAAAAAGTCCAAACTAACCTTCCATCCGACCATTTGACTATCCGTGCATTACTTTCTCTGATCTCATTCCCTTCCTCATCTCGTCGCATCCGCCATCGTATTGTGTTTTCTACCTGCgaggaaaaaatccaaaccactTTTTCTAGCTCATAGTAAGGCATACTGTGGTAAAATATTCTCTATATAGATCGAAAATTACAGTTAGAAATGCTAGGTAATTTGCTGCATGatgcaaagaaacaaaggtgAAAGGTATTGCTCTTACAGGTGAAATGCAGCTGtcaagctttttttaaatttgttacTGAAATAGATCAACTTTCCTCAGTGCTAAACTGCTCCACACATTCATAATCTGAACCATAACTTAAAATGCCattctaaaatacttttagaaATAGAATTTGAAGAAATGTGGCTAGATAAGTGTAAAAGGAACATTAACATCATACCTTGAGTTTTAACCTAGTTCTACCCTCTTCATCAAGCATCTCCTCATCTTCAAATTCATCTTCATAATACTGAGGATCAAAAGGTCTGCAATAAATTACATAACACAGACTTTATTCTTCTAAAAACCAATCCAGATCATTCTAGAGCTGTGCAAAATAACGGGCGCTTGAAACGTTTAATTTATACACTGCACACAACAGTATGCACTGCAGCTGTGAGACAGCCATTTCTGCAGTAATGTAATTTACTTCATTGATTCTACAGCACGGGAGGCCTACCCAAGTGTCTTCACTACCATCAATTACAGCCACTTTAACATTCAGGCCCTCTAAATGGCTCTAGCTAAAGAAACAAgtcagaaaatactgtttccttAGTATCAGGATTATGACGTAGGGTTAAGTCTGGAACAAAATATGTACAATAttgtacagaaaaaataaaaattatcatcTTATAAATGTGGTTAATTAGGGATTTTCTGAGAGCACAAcctttgtcatttttttaattgaatctcaaaccaaagggaaaggaagatgagattgtttttcctctcttccattaaaaaaacctgaccaCCAGGGTGAGAGTGAGTGGGGGAAGGCCATTCCCTAGCCTCCTTCCTAATAGTTTCTAGGTGGCTGCTGCAAGGGAAAGAAGTGATAAACAGACTCTGCTATTGTACAATTCTACTTTCAGTCCTGTCTGACCCCAAAAAATCCTTAGGGCTTCTCTCACTGATTACAGCCACTAACAGGATTTTTAACAGTTCTCTCCTGAAATTATAGCATGAAAGCCAGGAAGAATGATTTAACTAATGTATAACAGAAACAATGCTACACTACCAGCTAACAAGACACCTATTAAACAATGCAATAAAATTACTTAACGAAACACTCAAAGAGAGAGATTTAACAGCAATTTACTAGAAGTGCTGAAGGGAGGCTTTAGGGCCAAACCTAACATGACCAACAGCTCTaataatttgtttctctttatgAATTACAGAAAATTTCTTTAGCTTGGGTTAAGTAAATAGGAATATGAGTAACCAGCCTCTTCATAACTAAATAGTACATTTAGCGTACACAAATAAATAAGGGCGTATtctaaaattcaaaattatatttttaatcactCAGAAGTGCATGAAGATCCTGTGCATTTGACTTTTACATCTCTGAGAGCCTGAACCTATGTTTAAAATTCAACTGACTGCATGTGCTTTCAGTTAAATCgtgtttctgtttggtttttaaagacaaaaagttACTCAGTCAAGCTGAAACCCAAGCTCATAAGAAAACTACTCAGCACTTGCTTAGACAACAACAGATAGTACTATTGACTGATCACAACCAAAAGCACGGATCTTAATGTCAACCATTTTAAATATGGCCAACATATTTAATTGTGCTACTAAAACAACAGCAATATAGGGAAACACTAGAAAAACCTTATCAATCACATATTCAATGTACAATTACCTGGGCTCCACACTAAGGAAGTTGGGCAGCTTCACAAAATACAAATCATTACCCAAGTCTGTGTTTACTTTTGGTATTTCTACCTCTATTCTAGTCTCTGGAATAGGCTCTTCTTCCTGCTGTTCTTGACTCAGTCCATTCTCATCCTAATGAAAAGAAGGAGAATAGCAGCATAAGTGAAAGAAGTCTATCTGGCTACTGTTGCTCTATTAAGCACTTATATTTTGCTTGAAGAAAAATCATCCATATGCACAGAGAGAGATCAGGAAGCTTTGGGCAAAAGAACTTGCACGTTTTCAGTGAAAGCAATTCAATTTATCATTTTCATATGCCACCTAAGTGATTTCAAATACCACTGCAAACTCAAGACACCAAAGACAGTAAGGAAATAGCAAAGGAGCTGACACACAGTTTTCAGCTAAGTGCTGGACAGTAACTGAGGTACAATTTTTCCcaggttaaaaaataataattatgtaTTATCATCAAGACCCAGAATGATAATATTTGTCAAACAGCTGTACTAATGTACCAAAGACAGCTATGACTTTGTATGTTAATGACAAATCAAAGCTATTCAGTGTATTTGTTTAGTACAAAAAGTGGAGCAGCAAAGGGGGAAGTCAGATAAATGAATCCATCTGATATTGCTATGTATACAACTTTAATAATTCTTTTACGTAGGGCAAAATTATCCGTAATGCTTACTTAACGCtcttaaatcttttttccaCTAAAATATTATCAAACTCAATCAGTGTTTACCTTTTCAGAGTGGAATGGTATGTTAAACTTTTCAAAAGTCAAGTCTACTCACAATGGGCTGTCCTGGAGTTGGTGGCTTGTCTTCTCCATCACTCCCTGAGGAAATATCATCTGCACCTCCAAACAGATCCATGACATCTGCATGCTCTTGAGCAgaaaaattactatttaaaaatacatatataagtGCACACACCCCACTACATGCAAGCACACTTAGAAAAGAAGACTAACATAGCCTTCACTTTTATTACCAGTTAAGATTACCTACAAAGGTTAAAAATTGGCAATGTTTATGAAGCACACATTATTCTCTTATcctgaaaaacagtttttctttgtatttttaagctaAGGATTCAAGGTATATTCTCCTGGAAATGCTCTACCAAATAAGGGAATCTACCTGAAAAATGGCAACAGAAGAATCACGAGTACAAGATCATCCTTTACTCAAGTAAACAACTTAAATATATGTGAAAAGCAACTTATGCATTTTGGAGGTTTTACTTCTCAGAAGAATCATCACC is a window of Phalacrocorax aristotelis chromosome 7, bGulAri2.1, whole genome shotgun sequence DNA encoding:
- the LEO1 gene encoding RNA polymerase-associated protein LEO1 isoform X1 — encoded protein: MADMEELFGSDADSEAEQKDSDSGSESDSDQENAGSGSNVSGSDSDQDDDREAIKPSNKELFGDDSEDEGASHHTGSDNHSERSYNHSEVSGHSEHEDNDQSDMDQHSVSEAAHDDEEDDRGHGSDEGSHHSEGDGSEKAHSEDEKWGKEDKSDQSDDEERRQNSDDEERQQNSDDEEKVQNSDEDERPQMSDDDDRLQNSDEEKMQNSDDEERPQVSDEEKMQNSDDDERAQHSDEEKMQNSDDDERAQHSDEEDQEHKSESVRGSDSEDEVLRMKRKKPIASDSEADSDTEGQKEHADVMDLFGGADDISSGSDGEDKPPTPGQPIDENGLSQEQQEEEPIPETRIEVEIPKVNTDLGNDLYFVKLPNFLSVEPRPFDPQYYEDEFEDEEMLDEEGRTRLKLKVENTIRWRMRRDEEGNEIRESNARIVKWSDGSMSLHLGNEVFDVYKAPLQGDHNHLFIRQGTGLQGQAVFKTKLTFRPHSTDSATHRKMTLSLADRCSKTQKIRILPMAGRDPESQRTEMIKKEEERLRASIRRESQQRRMREKQHQRGLSANYLEPDRYDEEDEGDDAISLAAIKNRYKGGIREERARIYSSDSDEGSDEDKTQRLLKAKKLTSDEEGEPSGKRKAEDEDKASKKHKKYVISDEEEEDDD
- the LEO1 gene encoding RNA polymerase-associated protein LEO1 isoform X2, with the protein product MADMEELFGSDADSEAEQKDSDSGSESDSDQENAGSGSNVSGSDSDQDDDREAIKPSNKELFGDDSEDEGASHHTGSDNHSERSYNHSEVSGHSEHEDNDQSDMDQHSVSEAAHDDEEDDRGHGSDEGSHHSEGDGSEKAHSEDEKWGKEDKSDQSDDEERRQNSDDEERQQNSDDEEKVQNSDEDERPQMSDDDDRLQNSDEEKMQNSDDEERPQVSDEEKMQNSDDDERAQHSDEEKMQNSDDDERAQHSDEEDQEHKSESVRGSDSEDEVLRMKRKKPIASDSEADSDTEGQKEHADVMDLFGGADDISSGSDGEDKPPTPGQPIDENGLSQEQQEEEPIPETRIEVEIPKVNTDLGNDLYFVKLPNFLSVEPRPFDPQYYEDEFEDEEMLDEEGRTRLKLKVENTIRWRMRRDEEGNEIRESNARIVKWSDGSMSLHLGNEVFDVYKAPLQGDHNHLFIRQGTGLQGQAVFKTKLTFRPHSTDSATHRKMTLSLADRCSKTQKIRILPMAGRDPESQRTEMIKKEEERLRASIRRESQQRRMREKQHQRGLSANYLEPDRYDEEDEGDDAISLAAIKNRYKGGIREERARIYSSDSDEGSDEDKTQRLLKAKKLTSDEVNLLEREKQRMKTKQVRSIRNM